The segment CCAAGGCGCCGCTGACCGCTTTCGCCCACGAGTAGAACCCTTCGCGGGACGGCGCCGAAGACTCCAGCACTCGATCCTTCAGCGTCATCAGCTGGCGAAGCGAAGCCAACGCCGAGTCGACGTCGCGGCTGCTGGCCGAAATCTCGCTCCGAAGCGAAACCAGTTCGTCCAGCGTTTCGCGGGCTTCGTAGCTGTCGCCGGCCTGGCAAATGAGTTCCGCTTCGATTCGCATCATGTCGCCGGCCACCTGGCGAGCTCGCATCGTCATCGGCGCGGCCATCACCAGCTCTTGTTGCAGGGCGAAGATGTTCTGTTGGGCGATGTCGGCGGCGATCGCATTGGTGCGCGACTGGACGATGTCGTCGTTCAAGCGAAGCATGTTGCCGAGGACCATGTCCGCTTTCCGGGCTTGCGGCGCCGCGGCGACGATTTCATCCTGAATCCCCAGCATGTTGTGCAAAGCGTTGTCGGCCTGACGCGACTGGGGGAGTGCAGCGAGCAAATCGCCTTGCAGGCCCAACATGTTACCCAGGACCATGTCGGCCCGACGTCCTTCGTTGGCCGAACGAATGATTTCTTCCTGGCGAGCGAGCATGTTCTCTAGCAACATGTCAGCCTGACGCGATTGCGACTGCGAAGCGAGCACCTTGTTGAGCAGCTGCGACAGCGAACCAAGGTTGTTTTCCAGGCTGGCGACGTAGTCATGCTGCGAGACCTTGGCCAACTCAGCCGGAATCGCCAGCACGTTGTCGATCAGCATATCGGCCTGCTGCATATCGCCGGCGGCGCCGAGCGTTTTGCTCTGCAGTCGCAGCAAACCGTTTACGGCGCGGTCGGTCGCGGCCAGATCACGATTGGCCATCGCGATTCGCGACTGGGCGTTCAGCATTTGGTTGAGCGTTTGTTCGGCGGCCAGGGCGGCCGGGTATTGATCCTGCATGCGGCGATGCAGTGACGCAACCCGATCGAGCGTCACTTCGGTACGAGCCAGATCGCTTTCGACTCGCTGGGCCTGGCTGCGAAGGTTGTCGGCGTTGGTTAGGGCCGCGATCGCATCGAGGGTGAGCGCATCTTGTTCGAGCAGGGTGCGGTGGATGTAGTCGATGTTCTCGACGACGCGGACGGACGCGGCGGCGGCCTTAGCTTGATCATTTAAGCGTTGCTGCAGGCGATCAAGCCTTTGAAGGGCCACCTCGACTTGTCGGAAATCAGTTTGGCTGGCGGCCAGTTGGCAGCGGATGTTCTCTAGCGATTCGAGCGAAGCGCGAGCGGCGGCATTTTGCTCGGCTTGCTGTTGGAGCGACGACATCAGGTCGTTCGTCTCCTTCACGCTCGACTTAAAGGCGACCAATTCCTTTAAGGTGCGATCGAGTCGCGAGATCCGCATTTCCAGGGCCTGCGAATCGCTTTGCGCCGGACGCACAATCACGATGTAGAGCAAGACCACGCCAAAAATGATTCCGAACGAAAAGGCGCCCCACGAAAAAGGCTCCTGCTGGTTGACATTCTCGCTATGTCGTCCTGCCTGGTTTTCCGCCGCCACGTTCCGTCTCCTACCGGTAATTCAGCTGTTGCGCATCTCCACGCAAACTTCCCTGCTTACCTTATCGACTCCCTATCACCAATTTTCCACCCTTTCTTATTCGATTAAGTCGGTGCTAGCACAATTGCGGGAATTCGACTCGGAATACGATTCGTCTAGGCGCGCTTTCCAGAGGTTGCTACGCTCCCGGGCCGATTGAATCGGGCGACTTTGCAAACAAGGGAGCGAGCATGACAAATAACTTCAATTTCTTTCAGTGGATGCGCGACGGCGTGAAGCAGGCGGTCCTGCTCGGCGTGAACGACGCGGTTGAGCAAATCGGAATGCCGGTCGAACAGGAACAAGGGAAGAGCGACTTCCTGGGCCTGATGGGCAATGTCGGCGAAACGGCTGCGGCGCGTAAGTCGATCAGCGCTTCGACGACCGGTACCGCCACGGCTGGCCCGCGTACCAAACGTCTGGGACGCAGCTTGAAAGACATCAACACCGACAGCAAGTAAGAAGGCTGTCGCAAGAAAATGAAAAGGGCGCCGCAGCACATCGACGCCCTTTTCACACACACATCAGAACCCGGCAGAAAAACCTGCGTTCTGGAAACTTAGTTCTGCGAAGGCGGTCGTCGCTCCAACGGATGGACGATCGCGATCTCATCATCTTCGTCCAATTCTTGGCCGCAATGATCGCAGTGAATGTGATCGTTAACAGGTCGCATCGAAGCGACGACAGTCTGGCATCGATGGCATCGATACCACGCGGGAGAACGATCCCGCTTCCCCACAGTTACAATCCGCATGCCCCTATTCCCCAAAAGAGCCATTTGAATCAATTACGAAGTTGGCTTCCGTGTGGCCTACTTATCTAAGCGGATCCGCAGGGAGATGGCGGACAAAAAAATTTGTCCGCAGGGGAAAATACGGCGAATTTATATAAAATCAGTCGACTTGGGGGGCCTTACTGCCTGCAAGAAGAACTTCAAACTCTTCCTCTGTTAAGACTTTTACCCCTAATTGTTGGGCCTTGGTGAGCTTGCTCCCCGCCTTTTCTCCGGCGACGACAAAGTCCGTTTTCTTCGAAACGCTCGATGAAGCTTTGCCTCCGTGCTTCGCAATCAGTTCTTGGATCTCGTCTCGACCATATTTCACCAGCGTTCCGGTCACAACAATGGTCTTGCCGGCGAAAACCGCTGCGGCCAAGGCGCCCGCGTCGGGGACATCCTCGCTCATTTTGAGACCAAGTTCGCGGAGATCGGCGATCGTCTCCTTCCCGAAGTCTCCCGAGAAGAAATAATGAACGCTGGCCGCGATGATCGGGCCGATTTCGTCAACGGCGGCGATTTCCTCTTCGGACGCGCTGATCAAGGCGTCAATGGTGACGAAGTGCCGCGCCAAGAGTTGAGCGACTCGTCCGCCTACGTGGCGAATCGAGAGCGCATTCAGCAATCGGGAGAGCCCCCGCTCTTTGCTTCCTTCGATTGCGGCGACCAGGTTATCGCTCGACTTTTTCCCCATCCGCTCGAGACTCGACAGCTGATCCGCGGTCAGTCGATAGATATCGCCATAACTACTTACTAATTCGTCGACGACCAGTTGGTCGACCAGCTTGTCTCCCAGCCCTTCGATATCCATCGCGTTCCGCGTCGCAAAGTAACGGATTCGCTCCTTCAGCTGGGCCGGGCAAGACTCGCGATTGGGGCAGCGGATGTAAACGCCCCCCTCGTCTTTCACAAGCGTCGTGCCGCAGATGGGACATTCGGTCGGAAACTCGAACTTCGGCAGTTCCTCCTTCCGCTCGTGCATTTCGACCCGGACGATATGCGGAATGATCTTCCCCGCTTTTTCGACCACCACGACGTCGCCGACCCGAATATCAAGCCGCTCGATTTGCTCCGCATTGTGCAGGCTCGATCGCGAGACGGTCGTTCCGGCCAGTTCGACCGGTTCGAGTTCCGCAACCGGCGTGATCGTCCCGGTCTTGCCGACCTGGACCCGAATCTCATTCAGCGTGGTGATCGCTTCGTACTTTTCAAACTTGTAGGCGATCACCCACCGCGGGCTCTTGGTGGTGCTTCCCAGACGTTCGCGCTGTTCAAAGCGATTCACCTTCAGCACGAGCCCGTCCACTTCAAACGGCAAGTCCTGCAGCGTCTCGACCAGCGCCTCACAATGCGCGACCGCAGCGTCAAAATCGGGGAACGCTTCGACATTGGGAGTTGGGGGAAGACCGTACCCTTTCAGCTCGTTCAGAAACTCAATGTGCGATTGGCTCTTGAGCCCTTCGACGTAGCCGACGCCGTGGGTGAACATCCGCAAGTTGCGCTCGGCGCAAATCCGTGGATCGAGCAAGCGAATGCTGCCGGCCGCGACGTTGCGGGTGTTCTTGTAAAGCGCTTCGCCGGCGGCGGCCAGACGTTCGTTGATCCGCGATAACTCGTCGTTAGTCATGTAGATTTCGCCGCGCACTTCCAAAACCGGCGGCACGTCGTCGCCGACAAGTTGCAACGGAATATCTTTGATCGTGCGGACGTTATGCGTAATATCGTCGCCGACCTGACCATTGCCGCGCGTCACGCCGCGGACGAGCAACCCATTTTCGTACAACACCGAAACGGCGACGCCGTCGATCTTCAGCTCGACGACCCACTCGATCTTTTCGTCCGGCAACAGCTTTTGAATTCGATCGCCATAGGCCCGCAGCTCTTCGAGGCTGTACGTGTTGTCGATCGACAACATCGGCACCCGATGCGCAACTTGCGTCAGATGCTCGACCGGCGCATCGCCGATTCGCTGCGTCGGACTGTCGGGCGTGATCAGCTGCGGATTCTCCGCCTCCAGATGCTTCAGGCGATTAAGCAGCTTGTCGTATTCGAGATCGGTGATCTCGGGTCGCGCCTCGACGTAATACATACGGTCGTGGCGACGAATTTCGGCCCGGAGTTGATCAATCTCTTCTTGGACGGCTGCCATACGATATCCTTCGCGTGATGGAGACGAGCGATGCGAGCGTTACTCAGCGCATTCCGGCTTGGCGACGAACTGGGCGTTGTTGGCCGCGTTCGGAACCAGGCAAAGGAACTTCAGGGGAGTTTCTCCCACGTTCTGGAATTGATGGACTTCGTCCGGAGCGACGTAGATGACGTCACCTGCTTTAATCTCGCGCGGCTGTTCCCCTTCCATCACCACGCCGTTGCCGGCGATCACGTAGACTTCGTGCTCGTAGGGATGATGGTGCTTCGGCGTGTGACCGCCGGGCGCCACTTCAAACTGACGCATCGCAAAGTTGGGGGCGCCATCTTTGTCGTTGATCAACTGCCGAACCTGGCAGCCGGTCGCCCCTTCCATGTGAACCGGATTGGCGGTTGATTGCTCGAAGTGCTGAACTTTCATTCTGTTTCTCGCTGGTAGTGGTCCGTGGAGGGGTCCGCGGCGGTTTCTGGATTTCGTTTTCGGGACGCAATTTTGGTAATGCCCCTAGCCGAGGACTGGTCGGTCATGATCGCCAAGACGCTGCAAATCGCCAAGATCCCCGTTTTGGCCAACACTCGCGTAAACCCGTGCGGCTGGACGAATCGGCCCCTTTCCGCCACCCATTTAGCCACCCGGCTGGGCATGGCCCTGTAGCCGCAAGCAGCGACAGGGAAAGCGGTTCCGACGAATAGCAACCTGACGAGACGCGGGCATTGCGTTTGGACGACGCGGGTCCCGACCAGACCCTCTCTGCGACACTCTATCGGACTGCCGGGGGGCGGGCAATATGCGGGCCCAGTGCGCTACTATCTTGACCGCCGAGCCGGGGGTAAGATGAAGGATTCTATGGTCGCCGCCGACGCGCGTTGAGAGAGAGTGGGGAGGAGCCAGAGTTGCCCAACACGTCGATTCAACTCCGAGGCGTCGAAGTCCACAACCTGAAAAAAGTGGACCTCGATCTCGAACATCGCAAGCTATTCGTCTTCTGCGGCGTCAGCGGCAGCGGCAAAACCAGTATGGCCCTCGATACGTTGTATGCGGAAGGGCAGCGCCGCTACATCGAAAGTTTTTCGGCCTACACGCGGCAGTTTCTCGAACGGCTGGAAAAGCCCGCCGCCGAATCGATCGAAGGGATCCCGCCAGCGCTGGCCGTGACCCGCGGTAACGATTCGCGATCCAATCGCTCAACCGTCGGCACCGCGACCGAAACGACCGACTACCTCCGCCTGCTGTTCGCCAAGATCGGCGAGATCATCTGCCCGTGCTGCGGCGCGAAGATCCAGCGCGACACCCCGCAAGACGTCGCCCAGCGCATCCTGGAAATGAACTTCCCCGGACGGATGATGCTCACCTTCCCGGTCGCCCCCGACAAAGAAGAATCGTGGGACCAAGTCGTCGCCGATCTCCGCGAAGATGGCTTCGTCCGCGTCATCTCCGGCCAGAAGACGCTCAACCTGACCAGCGATTCGCAGCAACTGAACGGCGGCCCGGTCCAAGCGATCGCTGACCGCCTCTCCGGCGAAGGGCTGAAAGCGGAGCGTTTGCAGGAATCGCTCGAGACCGCCTTCCTGCATGGCGAAGGGGTCTGCCAACTGCTAGTCGAGTCGGAAGAGCAGAACGGCGTCGCCGACGCGAGCTCGCTCCAAGAGATCGACGGCCGTCCCTGGCGTCGACACGTTTACAGCAACCAGCTCCGCTGCGAGACGTGCAACAAAGAATTCATCGAGCCTGAGCCGCGGCTCTTCAACTTCAACAGTCCGCTCGGCGCTTGCCAGGCCTGCGAAGGCTTCGGCAATGTGATCGACATGGACATGGACCTAATCGTCCCTGACGTCAGCAAGTCGCTGGCTGACGGCGCGATCGCGCCCTGGAACACGCCGGCCTACCATCACGAGCTGGAAGAGCTGCTGGCGCTCGCGCCTGACTATGGCATTCCGACCACCGTTCCGTTCCGCGAATTGACCGAAGACCATCTCCGTCTGATTCGCGAAGGGGTGCCGGAGCGTGAATTCGGCGGCCTGAAGGGCTTCTTCCAATGGCTGGAACGGCGCAAGTACAAGATGCACCTCCGCGTCTTCCTCAGCCGCTGGCGCAGCTTCCGCGATTGCGAAGCGTGCCATGGGCAGCGTCTCCGTCCCGAATCGCTCGCAGTCCGCATCGGCGGTAAGAACATCGCCGAAGTCTCGACGATGAAGATCCGCGACGCCTACGAGTTCTTCAAGTCGCTCCCGATCTCGCCCCGTGATCAGGCGGTCGCTCGCCAGGTCCTGACGCAGTTGCTCGATCGCTTGAAGTACCTGAACGTCGTCGGCCTTGGCTACTTGTCGCTCGACCGGACGATTCGCACCTTGAGCGGCGGCGAAGCGCAACGCGTCGCTTTGACCAGCACGCTCGGTTCGAGTCTGGTCAACATGCTCTACGTCTTTGACGAACCGTCGGTCGGCTTGCATCCGATCGACGTCGAACGTCTGGCTGGCGCGATTCAAGATTTGAATCGCCGCGGGAATACCGTCGTGCTGGTCGAACACGAAGAGTCGATGATTCGTCGTGCGGACGAGATCGTCGAGTTCGGCCCCGGCGCCGGCGAACGTGGCGGCGAAATCGTCTTCCAGGGAACGCCGCAAGAGCTGCTCACCTCCGAAGAAACGCTGACCGGCGACTACCTGATGGGACGCCGTAAGGTGATCCATCTC is part of the Blastopirellula sediminis genome and harbors:
- the ligA gene encoding NAD-dependent DNA ligase LigA, producing MAAVQEEIDQLRAEIRRHDRMYYVEARPEITDLEYDKLLNRLKHLEAENPQLITPDSPTQRIGDAPVEHLTQVAHRVPMLSIDNTYSLEELRAYGDRIQKLLPDEKIEWVVELKIDGVAVSVLYENGLLVRGVTRGNGQVGDDITHNVRTIKDIPLQLVGDDVPPVLEVRGEIYMTNDELSRINERLAAAGEALYKNTRNVAAGSIRLLDPRICAERNLRMFTHGVGYVEGLKSQSHIEFLNELKGYGLPPTPNVEAFPDFDAAVAHCEALVETLQDLPFEVDGLVLKVNRFEQRERLGSTTKSPRWVIAYKFEKYEAITTLNEIRVQVGKTGTITPVAELEPVELAGTTVSRSSLHNAEQIERLDIRVGDVVVVEKAGKIIPHIVRVEMHERKEELPKFEFPTECPICGTTLVKDEGGVYIRCPNRESCPAQLKERIRYFATRNAMDIEGLGDKLVDQLVVDELVSSYGDIYRLTADQLSSLERMGKKSSDNLVAAIEGSKERGLSRLLNALSIRHVGGRVAQLLARHFVTIDALISASEEEIAAVDEIGPIIAASVHYFFSGDFGKETIADLRELGLKMSEDVPDAGALAAAVFAGKTIVVTGTLVKYGRDEIQELIAKHGGKASSSVSKKTDFVVAGEKAGSKLTKAQQLGVKVLTEEEFEVLLAGSKAPQVD
- a CDS encoding cupin domain-containing protein, which encodes MKVQHFEQSTANPVHMEGATGCQVRQLINDKDGAPNFAMRQFEVAPGGHTPKHHHPYEHEVYVIAGNGVVMEGEQPREIKAGDVIYVAPDEVHQFQNVGETPLKFLCLVPNAANNAQFVAKPECAE
- the uvrA gene encoding excinuclease ABC subunit UvrA gives rise to the protein MPNTSIQLRGVEVHNLKKVDLDLEHRKLFVFCGVSGSGKTSMALDTLYAEGQRRYIESFSAYTRQFLERLEKPAAESIEGIPPALAVTRGNDSRSNRSTVGTATETTDYLRLLFAKIGEIICPCCGAKIQRDTPQDVAQRILEMNFPGRMMLTFPVAPDKEESWDQVVADLREDGFVRVISGQKTLNLTSDSQQLNGGPVQAIADRLSGEGLKAERLQESLETAFLHGEGVCQLLVESEEQNGVADASSLQEIDGRPWRRHVYSNQLRCETCNKEFIEPEPRLFNFNSPLGACQACEGFGNVIDMDMDLIVPDVSKSLADGAIAPWNTPAYHHELEELLALAPDYGIPTTVPFRELTEDHLRLIREGVPEREFGGLKGFFQWLERRKYKMHLRVFLSRWRSFRDCEACHGQRLRPESLAVRIGGKNIAEVSTMKIRDAYEFFKSLPISPRDQAVARQVLTQLLDRLKYLNVVGLGYLSLDRTIRTLSGGEAQRVALTSTLGSSLVNMLYVFDEPSVGLHPIDVERLAGAIQDLNRRGNTVVLVEHEESMIRRADEIVEFGPGAGERGGEIVFQGTPQELLTSEETLTGDYLMGRRKVIHLEKRRDTTHGRVRIKGARGNNLKNIEVEFPLGVLCVVTGVSGAGKSTLVDNTLYPALCRRKRKEAPKPLDCDDVFGDGQIDDVVLVDQSPIGRSPRSNPVTYIKAFDEIRTVFAATVQARTHNFTASHFSFNVAGGRCDACDGDGHIAIDMQFLADVYMKCPECKGRRYKKDVLEVLYRGKNIAEVLNMTIREAFVFFRGQPKVQAKLQRLIDVGLDYLRLGQPANTLSAGEAQRLKLAGYLASSKRGRTLFLLDEPTTGLHFADIAQLLDCFNSLLQVGHSLIVVEHNLHMMMAADYIIDMGPGAADEGGMVIATGTPEEIAQNQNSPTGRALAEALLSRSGVRLAPRE